A window of Actinomadura viridis genomic DNA:
CCGGTAGGGCCGCCGGGCCGGGGTCTGCCCCGGCCCGGCGGCGCGGGCTAGGCGACGGCTTCCCTCGCGTCCTCCAGGATGAACTCGTAGTGCGTGGTCCGCAGGCGCATCAGCCGGTGCGCCAGGGGCACCAGCACGCCCTGCTGGAACGGGTGCTTGCGGGCCAGCGCCCGGCGGACCGGTTCGGCCTCGGCGTCGTCGAGAGGCCGGGCCCGGCCGCGCGCGGCGGGGCCGGTGGGTTCGCCGAGGAACCTGCTGGGCGCGATCGTGGCCCGCGGGTCGTTGCGCAGCCGCCTGACCTTCCAGGCCGTGTGGTAGGTGCGGAAGTACACCCGGCCGTCGAGGACGACGACGTTGACCGGCGTGCCCACGGGCGTGCCGTCGCGCTTGTATGTGGTGAGCAGCACGGTGCGCTGCTTCTTGAGTGTCTCCGGTGTCGGAATGCTCATACCCCGGAGACGAGCAGGTCAGGGCGGGTGTGACATCGGGCGTGAGGTCAGCAGCCGTCGTCGATGTCGATCACGGCCGTCCGCTCCGGTCCGGCCAGCACCAGGCACGCCCCCTCCAGGTCCCAGGCGAAGGGCAGGCCGG
This region includes:
- a CDS encoding PPOX class F420-dependent oxidoreductase, yielding MSIPTPETLKKQRTVLLTTYKRDGTPVGTPVNVVVLDGRVYFRTYHTAWKVRRLRNDPRATIAPSRFLGEPTGPAARGRARPLDDAEAEPVRRALARKHPFQQGVLVPLAHRLMRLRTTHYEFILEDAREAVA